A region of Gammaproteobacteria bacterium DNA encodes the following proteins:
- a CDS encoding response regulator, whose product MESQPTSEQVTQSKTLSLTHRLGWLTLYLVLAYATNWSINYFNLGQWPILLGHFFAFLAYLHIGTLPALLVSVSSGLAMWPSALTSLPPIELLIIITVHAWRPVAFGTLVSILAAVFLPLLLLLQIFFEPLPGRTETVMTGMAIEGLVLVLSAYLAEAFSKLPFFRDRATSFRSHLTEYFTLFSVLPVVCLLIWSTTSYSQKMTRQFHEQLRSSQQLSLERIQQYLDNYSHILAAVAPAVATEAHPSELRTYLTAIHGEFPGFKTLFIADFKGQLLATSPDLIKRGFGKSNLSVADRAYFKAAAVSQKPYISQVFRGRGPGQKPIVVISIPLLRDNGAFAGIIAGSLQLESLKPLLHQPTADSTVALIDATGHMIAAVGPDAPESLTSIPSDSSLALTRMHTNYFGHVAQDDALVGITTLHGPGWKLTHIQPLHTTIYEINLYTLIVSAIAWLFVLASRGLAHRLAQQIAKPLEQLQSTVEKIRPNKPLVQLELDNKTPAEITRLAKTLNQTLHELEVARLKLKHVASEKTELYEQLQRQNRSLDEIIKEKTEALLAAKQEAETLAANRSTYLATMSHEIKTPLSGILGMLYLFERDNLTDEQREQIETIEHCAQSLLQLINDILENARMESGAMRLNWQVLDAQALCEEVTRLFQSNAKAKGLKLSHHIAPEILDLPPILGDGQRIKQVLSNLLSNAIKFSDQGEIRLVLTRYRTESSKVWLKFTLIDQGIGIPKAHLDRIFKPFEQVDQKGEPAHHGSGLGLAISRKLAILMGGHLEADSVPGKGTKFSLLVPVKFVDQAHDKEFSHLSTNARILVVEDNVVNQKILSSIIRNQNLECNVVNNGRECLTALAKNTYDLVFMDCQMPEMDGFEATRRIRESASSYANIPIIAVTAHASALDRERCLSAGMNEHIGKPYSLDRIKEILAQFLTVSGQPSDRAAQSTDE is encoded by the coding sequence CTACTTCAATCTAGGGCAGTGGCCTATCCTTTTAGGTCATTTTTTTGCGTTTCTCGCCTACCTCCATATTGGAACGCTGCCTGCCCTACTGGTTTCAGTAAGCTCAGGGCTGGCCATGTGGCCAAGCGCCTTAACGTCACTTCCACCGATTGAACTCCTGATCATCATCACCGTGCATGCCTGGCGGCCCGTGGCGTTTGGCACGCTCGTGTCAATCCTTGCCGCAGTGTTCCTTCCGCTACTGCTGTTGTTGCAAATTTTTTTCGAGCCGCTGCCGGGCCGTACCGAAACCGTGATGACCGGCATGGCCATAGAAGGCCTCGTGCTTGTCTTGTCCGCCTATCTTGCCGAAGCCTTCTCGAAGCTTCCATTTTTTCGCGACCGCGCAACCTCGTTTCGCAGTCACCTTACCGAATACTTTACATTGTTTAGTGTGCTTCCCGTGGTTTGCCTACTGATTTGGTCGACCACGTCTTATAGCCAGAAAATGACAAGGCAATTTCATGAGCAACTCCGCAGCAGCCAGCAGCTGAGTTTAGAACGAATCCAGCAGTACCTCGACAACTATTCGCACATCTTGGCTGCGGTCGCTCCTGCTGTGGCGACTGAGGCACACCCTTCCGAGCTGCGGACATACCTCACAGCGATTCATGGCGAATTTCCCGGTTTTAAGACGTTGTTCATCGCCGATTTCAAAGGACAACTGCTCGCCACATCTCCCGATCTCATCAAGAGAGGATTCGGGAAGTCTAACTTATCCGTTGCCGATCGCGCCTATTTCAAAGCCGCTGCCGTCAGCCAGAAGCCCTACATCAGCCAGGTATTTCGAGGACGCGGTCCGGGGCAAAAACCTATTGTCGTCATCAGTATTCCATTACTGAGGGACAATGGCGCATTTGCTGGCATCATCGCTGGGTCACTTCAATTGGAAAGCCTAAAACCACTGCTTCACCAGCCGACAGCAGACAGCACAGTGGCTTTGATTGATGCCACTGGCCACATGATTGCTGCGGTTGGTCCTGATGCCCCAGAAAGCCTTACTAGTATCCCGTCTGATTCCTCCTTGGCGCTGACACGAATGCATACCAATTATTTTGGTCATGTTGCTCAGGATGACGCACTGGTTGGTATCACAACCCTCCATGGGCCAGGCTGGAAATTGACCCATATTCAGCCATTACACACCACGATCTATGAAATCAATTTATACACGCTGATCGTTTCTGCCATTGCTTGGTTGTTTGTCCTTGCCAGTCGAGGATTGGCGCACCGATTGGCACAACAAATTGCCAAACCACTCGAGCAGCTTCAATCCACCGTTGAGAAAATCCGGCCCAATAAACCTCTGGTGCAGCTTGAGCTGGACAACAAGACACCGGCTGAAATCACTCGACTCGCGAAAACTTTAAACCAGACTCTGCATGAGCTGGAGGTGGCACGTCTCAAACTAAAGCACGTAGCCAGTGAAAAAACTGAACTCTACGAACAACTACAGCGGCAAAACCGGTCGTTGGACGAAATCATCAAGGAAAAGACGGAAGCCTTGCTGGCCGCAAAACAAGAGGCGGAAACACTGGCCGCCAATCGGAGCACCTACCTAGCCACCATGTCGCACGAAATCAAAACACCGCTCAGCGGCATTCTCGGTATGCTCTATCTGTTTGAACGCGATAACCTTACTGATGAACAACGTGAACAGATAGAAACCATAGAGCATTGCGCCCAATCATTGTTGCAATTGATCAACGATATTCTTGAGAATGCCCGAATGGAATCAGGGGCGATGCGCTTAAATTGGCAAGTACTGGATGCTCAAGCGCTCTGTGAAGAAGTCACCAGACTGTTTCAGTCGAACGCCAAGGCGAAAGGTCTCAAGCTCAGCCACCACATTGCTCCGGAAATCCTCGACTTACCTCCGATTCTTGGTGATGGACAGCGCATCAAACAAGTTTTGTCAAATCTGCTGTCGAATGCCATTAAGTTTTCGGACCAAGGAGAGATTCGTCTGGTGCTGACACGCTATCGGACAGAATCGTCAAAAGTGTGGTTAAAATTTACGCTCATTGACCAAGGGATTGGCATACCAAAAGCGCATCTCGATCGAATCTTCAAACCCTTCGAGCAAGTCGATCAGAAAGGTGAGCCAGCACACCATGGCAGTGGTCTTGGACTTGCCATTTCACGAAAACTGGCCATACTCATGGGAGGACACCTGGAGGCAGACTCGGTGCCAGGCAAAGGCACGAAATTCAGTCTTCTGGTGCCAGTCAAGTTCGTTGATCAAGCGCATGACAAAGAATTCTCTCATCTATCCACAAATGCGCGCATTTTGGTTGTCGAAGACAATGTTGTGAACCAAAAGATTCTCAGTTCCATCATCCGCAACCAAAATCTCGAGTGTAACGTGGTGAACAATGGCCGGGAATGTCTGACTGCATTAGCCAAAAACACCTACGATCTCGTTTTTATGGACTGTCAGATGCCGGAAATGGATGGCTTCGAGGCAACAAGGCGTATCCGTGAATCCGCTTCGTCCTACGCAAACATTCCAATTATCGCTGTGACCGCACATGCCTCAGCGCTAGATAGAGAACGTTGCTTAAGCGCGGGAATGAACGAACACATCGGGAAACCCTATAGCCTCGATCGAATCAAGGAGATACTCGCCCAGTTTCTCACGGTTTCGGGACAGCCCTCTGATCGTGCTGCGCAATCAACTGACGAATAA
- a CDS encoding HIT domain-containing protein: MRFELHPTLARDGFTVGDLPLSHVLLMNDERFPWFILVPRRPNIREVYELSQADRILLQDEIAYFGESLMKALSGNKLNVAALGNQVPQLHVHLVVRFHHDAAWPNPIWCQGAPEPMTETTQKTRMEIGQAIIRQLIAQHDQRAVPKP; the protein is encoded by the coding sequence GTGCGATTTGAATTGCATCCAACGCTTGCCAGAGATGGATTTACAGTTGGTGATTTACCACTTAGTCATGTTTTGCTGATGAATGATGAGCGGTTCCCGTGGTTTATCTTGGTGCCGAGGCGGCCGAATATTCGCGAAGTATACGAACTGTCGCAAGCCGACCGAATCCTGCTTCAAGATGAGATTGCATACTTTGGCGAGTCGCTTATGAAGGCCCTTTCTGGCAATAAGTTGAATGTCGCTGCACTAGGCAATCAGGTGCCACAGTTGCATGTGCACCTAGTTGTTCGTTTTCATCATGATGCCGCCTGGCCAAATCCAATTTGGTGTCAAGGCGCACCAGAGCCGATGACAGAAACCACACAAAAAACACGGATGGAAATTGGGCAGGCGATTATTCGTCAGTTGATTGCGCAGCACGATCAGAGGGCTGTCCCGAAACCGTGA
- a CDS encoding choice-of-anchor B family protein yields the protein MKFPHVLLFISFSTWLGLCEAHHAGPHPILYVAEHGTDQGSCHDPKHPCQSLDYALRQAGKGDRVQVATGTYPVSENSLFYLFTGAIDVVGGYRADFSGKAKDKTQLTGVPANLRAALAKKGFRIIRDRKRAPSDSVTAAVNVYQRLQKPIVQGQLPCRNGFAGDFPCHNVDLVARIPLSAMSSHPTSTNDIWGFVDLNQQREYALIGLDNGIAIFDLSTPESPREVISIPGTSSIWRDIKVYQYFDHNAQRYLAYAYVTTEANQGLQIIDLNQLPDTAKVVNTLMDFKRAHNVNLSAVDPATGLATNPQTALLHIAGADTAGGVFRLYRLDDPVHPSLVATGASSGSYMHDSAGFWITAEDPRSAQCAAGQGPCHLLADFSEDSIDLWDITTPSQPKLLSQTSYAGVGYVHSGSWSQDGRYLFVQDELDEVQYGQPTTLRIFNMDDLVRPVLAGQYRGTTLAIDHNGFAVGTRYYMSNYRRGLTVLDISDPLQPTEIGYFDTFPVPAENSAQFDGAWGVYPYLPSGHILVSDIANGLFVVKVVEQNPVNPPPSTPSHSSGGTMDWLTLLFFLLAVTCHRPPVKS from the coding sequence ATGAAATTTCCACACGTTCTGCTGTTCATTTCGTTTAGTACGTGGTTAGGGCTTTGCGAGGCACATCATGCAGGCCCTCATCCAATCCTTTATGTGGCCGAACACGGCACTGACCAGGGCAGTTGTCACGACCCAAAACATCCCTGCCAATCGCTGGACTATGCCTTGCGCCAGGCTGGCAAAGGTGATCGCGTTCAGGTCGCGACCGGCACCTACCCGGTCTCGGAAAACAGTTTGTTCTACCTGTTCACCGGAGCGATTGACGTCGTCGGAGGTTATCGGGCCGATTTCTCGGGTAAGGCAAAAGATAAGACGCAACTGACAGGTGTGCCGGCAAATCTCCGTGCGGCGCTTGCGAAGAAAGGCTTTAGAATTATCCGCGACAGAAAACGTGCCCCTTCAGACAGCGTAACTGCTGCAGTCAATGTGTATCAGAGGCTGCAAAAGCCGATCGTTCAGGGGCAGCTGCCTTGCCGCAATGGCTTTGCTGGTGACTTTCCATGTCACAATGTTGATCTTGTGGCGCGCATACCACTTTCTGCCATGAGCAGCCATCCCACCTCTACCAATGATATCTGGGGATTTGTCGATCTTAACCAGCAACGCGAATATGCCCTGATAGGTCTTGACAATGGAATCGCTATTTTTGATCTGTCGACACCGGAATCGCCGAGAGAAGTCATCAGCATTCCCGGCACCTCATCCATCTGGCGAGACATCAAGGTCTACCAGTATTTCGACCACAACGCACAACGTTACCTGGCCTATGCCTATGTCACCACCGAGGCAAACCAAGGGCTTCAAATTATTGATCTCAACCAACTTCCCGACACAGCAAAGGTCGTCAATACATTGATGGATTTTAAGCGTGCGCATAATGTGAATCTGAGTGCCGTTGACCCGGCCACTGGTCTTGCCACCAATCCGCAAACGGCCTTACTTCACATTGCGGGCGCCGACACAGCCGGCGGTGTTTTTCGCCTCTATCGGCTTGATGACCCTGTACATCCCTCGCTCGTCGCAACTGGTGCCTCGTCAGGAAGCTACATGCATGATAGCGCTGGTTTTTGGATCACAGCTGAGGATCCAAGGAGCGCACAGTGCGCTGCAGGACAAGGTCCCTGTCATCTGCTCGCGGATTTCAGTGAAGACAGCATTGATCTGTGGGACATCACCACGCCATCACAACCTAAACTATTGTCTCAAACCAGCTACGCCGGGGTTGGTTATGTGCATTCCGGGAGTTGGTCTCAAGACGGCCGCTACTTGTTTGTGCAAGATGAGTTGGACGAAGTGCAGTACGGGCAGCCGACAACATTGCGCATCTTCAACATGGATGACCTCGTCCGCCCGGTGCTGGCTGGCCAGTACCGTGGCACAACGCTCGCCATTGATCACAACGGCTTCGCTGTCGGGACACGCTATTACATGTCCAACTATCGCCGAGGGCTCACCGTCTTGGATATCTCCGACCCGCTGCAACCAACGGAAATCGGTTATTTTGATACCTTTCCCGTTCCAGCGGAAAACAGCGCTCAATTCGATGGGGCCTGGGGCGTCTACCCTTACCTGCCGAGCGGACATATTCTTGTCAGTGACATCGCCAATGGACTGTTTGTTGTGAAAGTCGTTGAACAAAACCCTGTGAATCCACCGCCTTCTACACCTTCACATTCGTCGGGCGGTACAATGGATTGGTTAACCCTTTTATTTTTTTTGCTGGCGGTAACCTGTCACAGGCCACCCGTTAAGTCTTAA